ACGGGAACGAACGGCACCTCGGGGAAGGGGTCGCGCAGCGCCCGCAGATAGCCGGGGCCGCCGAGAGCACCGGGGAAGAGCTTGATCGCGGCGGCGCCCCGGGCGAGGGCGGTCTCGATCTCGGTCGGCGTCAGGGCTCCCATCAGCACGGGCACACCGTAGGGCGCGAGCCCGTCGACCAGTGCCGGGGTGACGAGGTACGAGGCGCCGGCGTCCACGGCGCGGGCCGCGTCCTGCGCCGAGCGAACGGTTCCGGCGCCGAGGACCGCGTCGGGGCCGAGGTCGGCGCGGGCCCGTCTGATCACGGTGAGGGCGTCGGCGGTGGTGAGGGAGACCTCGACGGCGGCGATGCCCTCTTCGGTGAGGGTGCGTATGGTGCGCAGGGCCGCGGCGGGATCCTTGCCGCGGACGATCGCCAGCAGGCGGTGGGTTCGGAGGGATTCCACCAGGTTCATGGGAGCGGGCTCTCCTTGGGCGTGGCCGGGGCGTGGGGTTCTGGAGCGGGACCGGCGGTGGTCACCATTCGGTGAACGCCCCGTCGGGGCCGCGCCATACGGGGTTGCGCCAGCGGTGTCCGGTCTCGGCGGCGTGGCGTACCGCCTTCTCGTCGATCTCGACGCCGAGGCCCGGACGGGAACTTGCCACGGCGTAGCCGTCCCGGAAGCGGAAGGGCTCGGGGTCCATCACGTACTCGAGCAGGTCGCAATGCTGGTTGTAGTGGATGCCCATGCTCTGTTCCTGGACGAGGAAGTTCGGCACGGAGAAGGCGATCTGGAGACTCGCGGCCAGGGCGATCGGGCCGAGGGGGCAGTGGGGGGCCAGGGCGACGTCGTAGGTCTCGGCCATGGCCGCGATGCGGCGCACCTCGGAGATGCCGCCGGCGTGCGACAGATCGGGCTGGGCGACGGCGATGCCGCTGCTCATGACCTCGCGGAAGTCCCAGCGGGAGTACAGGCGTTCGCCGGTCGCGAGCGGGATGCCCGTCGACTCCACCAGGCTGCGCAGGTGGCCCGAGTGTTCCGGTGCGACGGGTTCCTCGACGAACAGCGGGTGCAGCGGTTCCAGCAGGGGCAGCAGGCGCCGTGACATGGCGGTGGAGGCCCGGCCGTGGAAGTCGACGGCGACGTCCCGCTCGTCGCCCAGTACCTCGCGGACGGCCGCGACGCGCTCGACGACCTCTGCGGTGCGCGCCGGGGTGTCGATGGACGCGAGTTCGGCGGAGGCGTTCATCTTCACGGCGGTGAAGCCCGCCTTCATCTGCTCCTCGGCGAGCTCCGCGACATCCCTGGGCCGGTCTCCGCCGATCCAGGCGTACATGCGGACTCGGTCGCGTACGGGGCCGCCGAGGAGGCGGTGCACCGGGACGCCGTAGGTCTTGCCCGCGATGTCCCACAGGGCCTGGTCGATGCCTGCGACGGCGCTGGAGAGGATGGGGCCGCCCCGGTAGAAGCCGCCCTTGGTGAGCACCTGCCAGTGGTCCTCGATGCGCAGCGGGTCCCGGCCGACGAGGTAGTCGGCCAGTTCGTGGACCGCGGCGCGTACGGTCTCGGCGCGGCCCTCGATCACGGGCTCGCCCCAGCCGGTGACGCCCTCGTCGGTGGCGACACGCAGGAACAGCCAGCGCGGAGCCACCAGGAACGTCTCAAGTCCGGTTATTTTCAATGAGCTTCCTCGGGGAGCGGGTCGGTCGCGACGTCATCGGGGTCTTCGCCGGCCTGTACGGCCGCCAGGTCGTGGGACGCCTGCGCCAGCAGTGAGCCGACGGCGGCCACCGCCGCGTCGGGATCACCGGCCTCGACCGCCGCCAGCAGTTCCTGGTGCACGGGGATGGAGTCGGAGAAGTGCCGGGCGCCGTGCACGATCCGGTCGCGCACGCGCAGGCCGGCCTCGATGACGACCTCCATCCGGCTGAGCAGTTCGTTGTGCGCGGCGTCCAGGAGGGCGCGGTGGAAGGCCAGGTCCGCCTCGACCATCGCGTCGGCGTCGGTCCCCGCCGCCGCCATGGCGTCGAGCGCTTGCCGCATCGCGGCCAGGTCGGACGCGGTGCGACGGGCTGCGGCGAGCCGGGCTCCGGCGGGCTCCACCAGCGCGCGGACCTCGGCGAGGTCCTCCAGGAAGCCGTCGGTGGGAGCGCTGCTCCCCTGCCAGCGCAGCAGGTCGCTGTCGAGCAGGTTCCAGTCGGCGCGAGGCCGGATGGTCGTACCGCGTTTCTGCCGCGACTCGAGGAGGCCCTTGGCCGCCAGCACGCGCAGCGCCTCGCGCACGACGGTCTTGCTGACGCCGAGCTCGGTCTCGAACCTGACCGGGTCCACCACGGAGCCGGGAGGGTAGTCGCCGCGGACGATGCGCCGGCCCAGTTCCTCCACCGCCTGGCCGTACAGCCCCCTGCCGGGTTGGGTCACCACGTTCTCCGTTTCCGTTCGGTTCCTGTTCGCGGTCGCCGTGCAGGGCTTGTCGCCCGGTGCGCGCCGCTCATGAGGATTCCTTCATGACGCTCCATCCTCCGTCGGCCACCAGGCTCGCTCCGGTCACGCAGGAGGGGTCCGCTGACGCCACGACGGCTGCGGCCCGGGCCATCTCCTCCGGCCGCCCGAACCTCCTGGGCGCGGGGGCCGCCACGCTGCGCGTCCTCGGACTCCGGGATCCCCTCCCGGGCGGCGGTGAGGATGGGGCGGGCAGCACCGTGTCGACCCGGATGTCCGGCCCGGCCCCGACGGCGGCGGCGAGCGTCCTGCCCGCCTCGTCGTCCACGTCCGTGACCATGACCGCAGCGCCGTGGCCGCAGCGATTCCGTGCGCGGCTCCGGTGATCACCGGCACCGCCCCGCCCTCCTGTGGCACTCCGTCATCGTGTGCGTCTCCCGTCCGATGCCTGCTGACGACACCCACCATAGCTGTTTCAATTAATTATGAATATATCTTGACTGCATGGCGATGCCGCTCCAAGACTGACCGGCATGCAACAGGCACCTTCAGTACCGATCGACGCCCGCCGGCGTCTGCGCCCGGCCGGGATCGCCTTCGGAGGCGACTACAACCCCGAGCAGTGGCCCGAGGAGGTGTGGGCCGAGGACGTCGCGCTGATGAAAGAGGCGGGCGTCACCCTGGTGACGGCCGGGATCTTCTCCTGGGCCAAGGTGGAACCGAGGCCCGGGGAGTACGACTTCGGCTGGTTCGACCGGGTCATGGACAACCTCGCCGGGGCGGGTGTAGCCGTATGTCTGGCCACCATGACGGCGTCCCCGCCGCCGTGGCTGTCCCGGCTCCACCCCGAGATCCTCCCCGAGACCTCCGACGGCCGCCGGATGTGGCCCGGCGGACGCCAGCACTACTGCCCCTCCAGTCCCGTGTACCGCAGGTACGCCGCACGCCTGGTCGAGCGACTGGCCACCCGCTACGCGCACCATCCCGCGCTGGAGATGTGGCACATCGGCAACGAGTACGGCTGCCACACGCCGCAGTGCTGGTGCGACGAGTCGGCCGCGGACTTCCGGCGCTGGCTCTCCGAACGGTACGGCGACGTCGAGGCACTCAACGACGCATGGTCGACGGCCTTCTGGTCGCAGCGCTACGACTCCTTCGACGAGGTGCTGCCACCGCGGCTCGCGCCGACCTTCCCCAACCCGGCCCAGCAGCTGGACTTCGCCCGGTTCTCCGACGACGCGCTGCTCCAGTGCTTTCTGACCGAGAAGGCGGTGCTGCGGCGGATCACCCCGGACGTACCCGTCACGACCAACTTCATCGGCGTGCACAAGCCCGTCGACGCCTTCCGCTGGGCGGCCGAGGAGGACGCCGTCTCGGTCGACGTCTACCAGGACCCGCACGGCGACGACACACATGTCCAGGCCGCCTTCATCTTCGACGTCACCCGCTCCG
This Streptomyces sp. NBC_00377 DNA region includes the following protein-coding sequences:
- a CDS encoding FadR/GntR family transcriptional regulator; the encoded protein is MVTQPGRGLYGQAVEELGRRIVRGDYPPGSVVDPVRFETELGVSKTVVREALRVLAAKGLLESRQKRGTTIRPRADWNLLDSDLLRWQGSSAPTDGFLEDLAEVRALVEPAGARLAAARRTASDLAAMRQALDAMAAAGTDADAMVEADLAFHRALLDAAHNELLSRMEVVIEAGLRVRDRIVHGARHFSDSIPVHQELLAAVEAGDPDAAVAAVGSLLAQASHDLAAVQAGEDPDDVATDPLPEEAH
- a CDS encoding SDR family oxidoreductase — protein: MVTDVDDEAGRTLAAAVGAGPDIRVDTVLPAPSSPPPGRGSRSPRTRSVAAPAPRRFGRPEEMARAAAVVASADPSCVTGASLVADGGWSVMKESS
- a CDS encoding bifunctional 4-hydroxy-2-oxoglutarate aldolase/2-dehydro-3-deoxy-phosphogluconate aldolase; the encoded protein is MNLVESLRTHRLLAIVRGKDPAAALRTIRTLTEEGIAAVEVSLTTADALTVIRRARADLGPDAVLGAGTVRSAQDAARAVDAGASYLVTPALVDGLAPYGVPVLMGALTPTEIETALARGAAAIKLFPGALGGPGYLRALRDPFPEVPFVPVGGVDAQAARDYLDRGALAVGVGSPLVGDAADGGDLDRLRARAAEFRLVAAGEAP
- the dgoD gene encoding galactonate dehydratase, whose translation is MKITGLETFLVAPRWLFLRVATDEGVTGWGEPVIEGRAETVRAAVHELADYLVGRDPLRIEDHWQVLTKGGFYRGGPILSSAVAGIDQALWDIAGKTYGVPVHRLLGGPVRDRVRMYAWIGGDRPRDVAELAEEQMKAGFTAVKMNASAELASIDTPARTAEVVERVAAVREVLGDERDVAVDFHGRASTAMSRRLLPLLEPLHPLFVEEPVAPEHSGHLRSLVESTGIPLATGERLYSRWDFREVMSSGIAVAQPDLSHAGGISEVRRIAAMAETYDVALAPHCPLGPIALAASLQIAFSVPNFLVQEQSMGIHYNQHCDLLEYVMDPEPFRFRDGYAVASSRPGLGVEIDEKAVRHAAETGHRWRNPVWRGPDGAFTEW